A genomic region of Deinococcus aerolatus contains the following coding sequences:
- a CDS encoding alpha/beta fold hydrolase: MTHTKFSSSFAQQSRVTITGSGERTLLCAHGFCSHQGIFRHQVQEFGATHRVVTYDLAGFGNSDPALWQADRHHHLDGYAADMVRLIDELDLRHITLLGASMSAMIGLLASLQRPERFDALVFIGASPRYLNAPTYLGGFKQADVKAFYGLIDRQDGWQDAMTGMLLNQPVSLALQEIAERVQGVRSEVAGVVARAIFESDYRGLLDSARHPVLVTQTRADSAVPVEVGQYLSQRLPDAELAFLPGVGHIPNFTEPGAFNRVLQNFLNRLAMRELALA, encoded by the coding sequence ATGACCCACACTAAGTTCAGCTCCAGCTTTGCTCAGCAATCCCGCGTCACCATCACCGGTTCAGGGGAACGAACCCTGCTGTGCGCCCATGGGTTCTGTTCTCATCAGGGTATCTTCCGTCACCAGGTTCAGGAGTTTGGAGCCACTCACCGGGTTGTGACCTACGATCTGGCCGGGTTCGGCAACTCCGATCCAGCGCTGTGGCAGGCTGACCGGCACCACCACCTGGACGGGTACGCGGCGGACATGGTTCGGCTGATCGATGAACTCGACCTGCGGCACATCACCCTGCTGGGCGCGTCCATGAGCGCCATGATCGGTCTGCTTGCGTCATTGCAGCGGCCGGAACGGTTTGATGCCCTGGTGTTCATTGGGGCCAGCCCAAGGTATCTGAACGCGCCCACGTACCTGGGAGGCTTTAAGCAGGCCGATGTCAAGGCGTTCTATGGGCTGATTGACCGACAGGACGGCTGGCAGGACGCGATGACCGGCATGCTGCTCAATCAACCCGTGTCGCTGGCCCTCCAGGAGATTGCTGAGCGCGTTCAGGGCGTGCGGTCAGAAGTGGCGGGCGTGGTGGCGCGGGCCATCTTCGAATCAGATTACCGCGGCCTGCTGGACAGTGCCCGTCACCCGGTGCTGGTGACGCAAACCCGGGCGGACAGCGCAGTCCCGGTGGAAGTGGGCCAGTACCTGTCCCAGCGCCTGCCCGATGCAGAACTGGCCTTCCTACCGGGCGTGGGACACATCCCCAACTTTACGGAACCAGGAGCGTTTAACCGCGTGCTGCAAAACTTCCTGAACCGTTTGGCGATGCGTGAGCTGGCGCTCGCCTGA
- a CDS encoding diguanylate cyclase, which translates to MIENTSPASAEFTLLLDSLPSPYFTLDATGNITALNQRAAQLVGRDRETLVGCHLETEFHHLLDDEWSVVCEKALREQRSLSLEPYNAFLGRWFKVTLIPANSALMVHLQDVTNARRMEQLQQVTAALLTPRRAQQVIEIMLTQAGAVMGASMTALMQITADGEHLERVAEWGYTPELRARLSRVPLHLNIPPTDAARHHQPVFVSGDERDWQYPDSAEVHAQRTQSVAALPLVVNEQLYGVLTLSFNGPRRFDEMEQHFILTMTQLCAQALDRVQSREVVVQANERLAFLGQASTLLSSSLNLEDTLQRLGELTVETLADWCTVFLPDAVDDLKLRTAVHRDPQLVASLSQMLEAYPLDRAAPNGIYQVYRTGQSVLTASVSQAVIDALPDAKKREQLQNLALRSMLTVPLVAQGQTIGVMCLASSQADRAYTPEDLELAEDLAHRAAATIEHTRLYMAVVDSEARMSGIISTVSDAVITTGEDQRILVFNAAAEAMFHLPAVEALGQRMDRFISVRSRDQHAQLMQQFAEARTSSHGLPGGRITLQAMRVDGSEFPVEATISQVNVRGQQLFTAVFRDVSEQHQAEQALRESEARFRSTFNQAAIGIAHVSLEGRWMGVNDRLCDILRYTREELTELTFQNVTHPDDLDIDLTNVQRLLTGELRTYSLHKRYLRKDGTEVWVNLTGSLVRDAQGQPAYFIAAVEDISDIKQAEMSLRLARDELELRVEERTAQLQDLSIQLQTQVQELKSHNEESQVLSEMGEMLQSCLSAEEAQQVVAKYAAQLFPDVAGALYDFGPSRNVLEQVAAWNGASGSDTIFGPSDCWGLRRGRAFVSAQGEQGLRDLRCRHVHVLGPVLCVPLLAQGETIGLLHLSGQAPFTARHERLAQTTAEALASALVNLRLRETLKQQSIRDPLTGIFNRRYLEETFEREVRRAQRYGVPMGLIMLDVDHFKRVNDNYGHEVGDILLQTLGGLLKTNVRGEDVACRYGGEEFALLLPGADLQQTAARAEHIRQAVEDLKVNYQGHPIGMVTVSMGAAVYPQHGTHLAQLMRNADFALYAAKREGRNRVNLAQHA; encoded by the coding sequence ATGATAGAAAATACATCCCCTGCCTCTGCCGAATTTACCCTGCTGCTCGACAGCCTGCCTTCCCCGTACTTCACGCTTGACGCCACCGGCAATATCACGGCGCTGAATCAACGCGCCGCGCAGCTGGTGGGGCGGGACAGGGAGACCCTGGTGGGGTGTCATCTGGAAACGGAGTTCCATCACCTGCTGGATGACGAGTGGTCCGTGGTCTGCGAGAAGGCCCTTCGTGAACAGCGGTCCCTGAGCCTCGAGCCGTACAACGCCTTTTTAGGGCGCTGGTTCAAGGTTACCCTCATCCCTGCGAACAGCGCGTTGATGGTTCACCTGCAGGACGTGACCAATGCTCGCCGGATGGAGCAGCTTCAGCAGGTCACCGCGGCCTTGCTCACGCCCAGGCGGGCGCAGCAGGTCATTGAGATCATGCTGACCCAGGCGGGGGCAGTCATGGGGGCGTCCATGACGGCGCTGATGCAGATCACTGCGGACGGCGAGCATCTGGAACGCGTGGCCGAATGGGGGTATACCCCCGAACTGCGCGCCCGGCTTAGCCGTGTTCCGCTTCACCTGAACATTCCTCCCACGGACGCAGCCCGGCACCATCAGCCTGTATTTGTGAGTGGTGATGAACGGGACTGGCAGTACCCGGATTCCGCGGAGGTCCATGCGCAGCGCACGCAGAGCGTCGCGGCACTTCCGCTGGTGGTCAACGAACAACTCTATGGGGTCCTGACCTTGAGCTTCAACGGGCCACGCCGCTTCGACGAGATGGAGCAGCACTTCATCCTTACCATGACGCAGCTGTGTGCTCAGGCGCTTGACCGTGTGCAAAGCCGGGAAGTCGTTGTGCAGGCGAATGAACGGCTCGCTTTTCTGGGGCAGGCCAGCACGCTTTTGTCCTCCTCCCTGAACCTGGAGGACACCCTGCAGCGTCTTGGAGAACTGACGGTGGAGACGCTGGCCGACTGGTGCACGGTCTTCTTGCCTGACGCGGTGGACGACTTGAAACTCCGAACGGCCGTTCATCGGGACCCGCAGCTGGTGGCCTCGCTGTCACAGATGCTCGAGGCCTACCCCCTCGACCGAGCCGCCCCGAATGGGATCTATCAGGTCTACCGCACAGGCCAGTCGGTCCTCACGGCCAGCGTTTCTCAGGCCGTGATTGACGCCCTTCCGGACGCGAAGAAACGTGAGCAGCTCCAGAACCTGGCGTTGCGCTCCATGTTGACCGTGCCGCTGGTGGCGCAGGGGCAGACCATCGGCGTGATGTGCCTGGCGTCCTCGCAGGCGGACCGCGCTTACACGCCAGAAGACCTGGAACTGGCAGAGGACCTCGCGCACCGGGCGGCAGCAACCATCGAGCACACCCGGCTGTACATGGCCGTCGTGGACAGCGAGGCCAGAATGTCCGGCATCATCAGTACGGTCTCCGATGCCGTGATCACCACGGGGGAAGACCAGCGGATCCTGGTGTTCAACGCGGCGGCTGAAGCCATGTTCCATCTTCCGGCTGTGGAGGCACTTGGCCAGCGGATGGACCGGTTTATTTCCGTCCGGTCTCGCGATCAGCATGCCCAGCTCATGCAGCAGTTCGCAGAGGCACGCACCTCGTCTCATGGCCTGCCGGGCGGGCGCATCACCCTGCAGGCCATGAGGGTAGACGGCTCTGAATTTCCTGTGGAAGCCACGATCTCTCAGGTGAACGTGAGAGGACAACAGCTCTTCACGGCAGTCTTCCGTGACGTGAGCGAACAGCACCAGGCTGAGCAGGCCCTGCGCGAAAGCGAGGCGCGCTTCCGCTCTACCTTTAACCAGGCGGCGATCGGCATCGCGCATGTCAGCCTGGAGGGCCGCTGGATGGGCGTGAATGACCGACTGTGCGACATCCTGAGATACACCCGCGAAGAGCTGACCGAGCTGACCTTCCAGAACGTCACCCATCCGGATGATCTGGATATCGATCTCACGAACGTACAGCGGCTCCTGACCGGTGAACTGCGCACCTATTCCCTGCACAAGCGGTATCTCCGCAAGGACGGGACGGAGGTGTGGGTGAATCTCACCGGCTCTCTGGTGCGTGACGCACAAGGTCAGCCTGCTTATTTCATTGCCGCAGTGGAAGACATCTCCGATATCAAACAAGCGGAGATGTCCCTGCGGCTCGCCCGCGACGAACTTGAACTCCGCGTCGAGGAGCGCACCGCTCAGCTGCAGGACCTCAGCATTCAGCTGCAGACCCAGGTGCAGGAACTGAAAAGCCACAACGAGGAAAGCCAGGTCCTCAGCGAGATGGGGGAAATGCTGCAGTCCTGCCTGAGCGCGGAGGAGGCGCAGCAGGTCGTGGCGAAGTACGCGGCGCAACTGTTCCCAGACGTGGCTGGTGCCCTGTATGACTTCGGCCCGTCCAGGAATGTGTTGGAGCAGGTGGCCGCCTGGAATGGTGCGTCTGGGAGCGACACGATCTTCGGTCCATCCGATTGCTGGGGCCTGCGCCGCGGCCGCGCTTTTGTCTCCGCCCAGGGGGAGCAGGGCCTGCGGGACTTACGTTGCCGGCACGTGCATGTCCTCGGCCCGGTCCTGTGCGTGCCGCTGCTCGCGCAGGGGGAAACCATTGGTCTGCTGCACCTGAGCGGCCAGGCGCCGTTCACGGCCCGGCATGAGCGCCTCGCGCAGACCACTGCTGAAGCGCTGGCCTCGGCGCTGGTCAACCTCCGCCTTCGGGAGACGCTGAAGCAACAGTCCATTCGCGACCCCCTGACCGGCATATTCAATCGCCGGTATCTGGAGGAGACCTTCGAACGGGAAGTCCGCCGGGCCCAGCGGTATGGGGTTCCCATGGGCCTGATCATGCTGGACGTCGATCACTTCAAGCGCGTCAATGACAACTATGGACACGAGGTTGGTGACATCCTGCTGCAGACCCTGGGCGGCCTGCTCAAGACCAACGTGCGGGGTGAGGATGTGGCCTGCCGCTACGGCGGTGAAGAGTTTGCCCTGCTGCTGCCTGGCGCTGACCTGCAGCAGACGGCTGCCCGTGCCGAACACATCCGTCAGGCGGTTGAGGACCTGAAAGTCAACTACCAGGGGCACCCGATCGGGATGGTCACTGTGTCCATGGGCGCGGCCGTCTACCCCCAGCATGGAACCCACCTGGCCCAGTTGATGCGCAATGCCGATTTCGCCCTCTATGCGGCCAAACGGGAGGGCCGTAACCGCGTCAACCTGGCGCAGCACGCCTGA
- a CDS encoding GGDEF domain-containing protein gives MLKDHGHLPEVLMRAVNAATNGIVITSSEGDQPIVYCNSAFEQLTGYQSSEILGRNCRFLQGEDTNPETQASLRHALNAGEAIDVIIRNYRKDGTAFWNALNLAPVQDVAGHLTHFVGIQTDVTQRVLLQRTLENQVHTDDLTGLRNRSFLMQALQAAVRDLGSGRLFAVGFADLDDFKAVNDAFGHEAGDEVLRQVSIRLQQCIRKGDVLARLAGDEFVVLVRAMEGCALDSLAQRLLNALERPVRLQGVQVRVQASLGFVLPAAGMDAEAVLAAADRAMYDAKRAGKHTFVIRDCR, from the coding sequence ATGCTCAAAGACCATGGACACCTTCCTGAAGTGCTGATGCGCGCAGTGAACGCGGCGACCAACGGGATCGTCATCACCAGCAGCGAGGGTGACCAGCCGATCGTGTACTGCAATTCAGCCTTCGAGCAACTGACGGGTTACCAATCCAGCGAGATCCTCGGACGCAACTGCCGCTTCCTGCAAGGAGAAGACACAAATCCTGAGACCCAGGCGAGCCTCCGGCATGCGCTGAACGCTGGCGAAGCGATTGACGTGATCATCCGGAATTACCGCAAGGACGGCACGGCATTCTGGAACGCGCTCAACCTCGCGCCTGTACAGGACGTGGCGGGCCACCTCACACACTTCGTGGGCATCCAGACGGACGTGACGCAGCGCGTGCTGCTCCAGCGAACACTGGAAAATCAGGTGCACACGGATGACCTGACCGGACTGAGGAACCGCTCGTTCTTGATGCAGGCGTTACAGGCGGCCGTCCGTGATCTGGGATCCGGCCGCCTCTTCGCTGTAGGCTTCGCCGACCTCGATGATTTCAAGGCGGTAAATGACGCCTTCGGTCACGAAGCGGGAGATGAAGTGTTACGGCAGGTCAGCATCAGGCTGCAGCAGTGCATCCGGAAAGGGGACGTGTTGGCGCGGCTGGCAGGAGATGAGTTCGTGGTCCTGGTGCGGGCTATGGAAGGCTGCGCCCTGGACTCGCTCGCGCAGCGGCTTCTGAACGCGCTGGAACGTCCAGTTCGGCTTCAGGGTGTTCAAGTGCGGGTGCAGGCGAGTCTCGGCTTTGTGCTGCCGGCAGCAGGTATGGATGCCGAAGCAGTGCTGGCGGCAGCAGACCGGGCCATGTATGACGCCAAGCGTGCGGGGAAGCACACATTCGTCATTCGCGACTGTCGCTAA
- a CDS encoding GGDEF domain-containing protein, which yields MQRTLLGSLTYVFTALVAVGFEVMGVIETSTLIPYIIVILGVNATVLWLLLSGRNLRLRDPSMTAPQVLTGLACNAYIMFHLQDPQARMAFLLLSTMALMFALFIFQLRQVLMLALLMVGMYLTILGTLLVTHPERVHLPIEVVVVFAYTGVMGMISLLGHEMTRLRQKLQERNAQLEITMRELEQLVLHDTLTQLPNRRAIMQELTHKMETALHDSSGESFYVFLLDIDHFKTVNDTYGHNCGDEVLRTLGQEVARSLRHGDFVGRYGGEEFLLAFAPGSSEAARQAAERIRARVAGLQVSNGKPALRVTASLGGSRYIPGEAIEDTLERADQALYTAKRQGRNRSVLCKQSAAPAVRYPDRRRSKVPH from the coding sequence TTGCAGCGCACGCTGCTGGGCAGCCTGACCTACGTCTTCACGGCGCTGGTCGCCGTTGGATTTGAAGTGATGGGGGTTATTGAAACCTCGACGCTGATCCCCTATATCATCGTCATTCTGGGCGTCAACGCGACCGTGTTGTGGTTGCTGCTCAGCGGGCGCAACTTGCGGCTTCGGGATCCGTCCATGACCGCTCCGCAGGTGCTCACTGGCCTGGCGTGCAATGCGTACATCATGTTCCACTTGCAAGATCCGCAGGCCCGCATGGCGTTCTTGCTGCTCAGCACCATGGCCCTGATGTTCGCTCTGTTCATCTTCCAGCTGCGGCAGGTGTTGATGCTCGCCCTCCTGATGGTGGGGATGTACCTGACCATCCTGGGCACCCTGCTGGTCACGCATCCCGAACGCGTCCACCTTCCGATCGAAGTCGTGGTGGTGTTCGCCTACACCGGAGTCATGGGCATGATCAGTCTGCTCGGTCATGAAATGACCCGGCTGCGCCAGAAACTCCAGGAACGCAACGCGCAGCTCGAAATAACCATGAGAGAGCTGGAGCAACTTGTCCTGCACGACACGCTCACGCAGCTCCCCAACCGGCGAGCGATCATGCAGGAACTCACCCACAAAATGGAAACGGCCCTGCATGACAGCAGCGGCGAGAGCTTCTATGTCTTCCTGCTTGACATCGACCACTTCAAGACGGTGAATGACACCTATGGACACAACTGCGGTGACGAGGTGCTGCGGACCCTCGGGCAGGAAGTGGCGCGCAGCCTGCGGCACGGCGATTTCGTGGGGCGCTATGGGGGCGAGGAATTCCTGCTTGCGTTCGCGCCGGGCAGTTCGGAAGCCGCCCGGCAGGCCGCTGAGCGCATCCGGGCACGGGTGGCCGGGTTGCAGGTGAGCAACGGCAAGCCCGCGCTGCGGGTGACCGCGTCGCTGGGCGGCAGCCGTTACATTCCTGGGGAAGCCATCGAGGACACCCTCGAACGGGCGGATCAGGCGCTTTACACGGCCAAACGCCAGGGACGCAACCGCTCGGTGCTGTGCAAGCAGTCCGCTGCGCCGGCGGTCCGGTATCCGGACCGCCGGCGCAGCAAGGTGCCGCACTAG